Below is a window of Virgibacillus sp. NKC19-3 DNA.
GTATCGGCCAATTGTAAAAGCGTTTAGGAAGGATCCGAACATCCAATTTATAGAAGCTTCGCGTTCTTCTCCCAAAGCAGTCAAAGAAATGCCATATTTTTACCAAGCGCTGGACCTGCTTGTCATTACTTCTTCGAATGAAGGAGGACCGGCCCCAGCGCTGGAGGCGCTCTCGAGTGGTGTACCTGTACTTTCGACAAATGTCGGTTATGTGAAACACATTACCGGACAAGAAGGGAAATCCTTTGTGTTAAACAGTCTTCAACCAGCTCTTTTTGCTGAAAAGATCAATACGTTAAAAAAGGATAAGGACCTCCACACAACTTTGAAAAAAGAAGGAAGAGCGCGCGTCCTAACACATTTTACGGTAGATAAGGCGATGGGGGAATGGCTGGATGCTTTATTTCACATCAAAAACGGAAAGGGATAAGATTTTCCCTTTTGAGCGTAGGAAAAGTAAGCAGTCTATCATGAATTGAAAAACTACTATTTCATATAGAGGAGAAAGGATCGAAAAAAATGAATCGTATGCCATTATGTATTTCTGTCTTTGTCTTTGGAAGTTACAAAAATATATTCCTTATTATATTTACAGTATCTTGAAGAGTTACCCGAATTATTACGTCAAGGTATTTCTGAAAGATAGCCTTTCCCCGCCGGAAAAGAAGAGTTTGCAATTGATTAATAAGCGGTTATCCCAGAATTTTGAAGTTAAGGAAAATTATTATACCAATCTAAAGTTTAACGCTTTAGCTGGAAAAGTCATGAGGTTCTTACTCCCCTCTTATGAATTCAAGGATTTTGCAAATGTATATATTGGGGATGTTGACTTTTTGATTATCAATGAGCACCCTTCTCTTTTGGAATCACACCTCGATCATTGCCAACAAATCAGCCTTCCATATAGCAACCAAATTCGTCCCGGATCAAAGAGATTAACAGGGTTGCATTTTTATCAAGTTGATGAATACTATGAAAAAATGAATTCGGCAATTCAACACTATGTAGATGATCCGGAAAAAATTACACAAGCATTTCAAACGTTAAAAAGGGATGAAGAATTTTTATATCAAATGATTGAAAAGAATATCGGTTTCCGCGATATGAAGAAATATCACTACCGTCCTCATCACGGTTTCCATTTAGGAATTTTGCGAAAGGGATCCGCTAAATTTAGGGATTATGTTAGGGAAGGACCCAAAAACCCATTTCACCGTCTTCCAGAATACCCGGTTTTACGAAAACAACTTCTCCAATATTACAATGACCCATTATTTCAGGATATCGAAAATACACACCGAATCCAAGAAGTACAGCTCTTAAGAAAATTAATCGTATAAAAATTGAAGCTAAAAGGTGGAGATCATCATGATCAGTATAGGAATGGCTACTGTCCCTTCCCGGTTTAAATATTTAAGAGAGATTGTCCCTCCTCTTTTAAAGCAATGTGATAACATGTATATCCATGTTAATGGATCGCATCATTGCCCAGAGTTTTTGAAAAAGGAATCAAAAATCAACCTTTCCTTTTCCAATATCAATAAGGGAGGGCAAATGGCCTTCAAGGGAATACAGCAAACCAGTGGTTATTATTTTTGTGTTGATGATGACCTCATTTATCCTGATAACTACGTTGAAAAAATGATCGAGCTCATGAAAACGTATCAGGATCAAGTGATTGCTTGTGTCCATGGATCGAGTTTTGATCCGTACGTACCTGTCCATCAAGTATTCAAAAACAAAAAGAACGCCCATCTCTCTTATAAAGGTCTAGATAGACATCGTCGTGTAATGATTCCTGGTGTCGGCACGTCTTGCATGCATACAAACACCTTTACAGTGACACCAGACGAATTCACGCGAAAAAATATGAGAGATGCGGTTGTTTCATGTAAAGCAGCCAAGGCAGGTATCCCGATTATCGCAATCAAAAGAAAGGAAGACTGGATC
It encodes the following:
- a CDS encoding glycosyltransferase, translating into MISIGMATVPSRFKYLREIVPPLLKQCDNMYIHVNGSHHCPEFLKKESKINLSFSNINKGGQMAFKGIQQTSGYYFCVDDDLIYPDNYVEKMIELMKTYQDQVIACVHGSSFDPYVPVHQVFKNKKNAHLSYKGLDRHRRVMIPGVGTSCMHTNTFTVTPDEFTRKNMRDAVVSCKAAKAGIPIIAIKRKEDWIQKIPVKTEINKNKAYDHHIDELFLRHIPYFQAGAVALDEEES